CGGCCATTTGTTCTGAAACCATGCTGCTAAATGCAGCTTAAACACTTCAGGGAATTTTCATAATTCATCACGGGTGTATAGGGCTAATTACACGTTATTATAGTTGTGACatcagattttgttttactAATTTACATATTGTAAAATGTATTAAGAACAGTATTTGCATTCagacccctttactctgatactcaTACCTAAAATCCATTGAGACCAATTGCCTCCAAAAGTCAAGTAATTGGTAAATAAAGTCAACCTGTAGTAATTTAATCTCACAATGAACACAACTGTTCTGACAtttgttataaaacaatatctctATCTTTGACCATAACATGGAGGACTGACTGATACATCCGCTGTACAGGGAAAGGCAAAACTGCAACTCTACCAAAACATGGTTGTCTACCTAGAGCAGAGCTTTAATTGGAGAAGCTGCTAATAGgcccgtggtaactctggaggagctggggAAATCTCTTGATAGAACAACTATCTGTtctgcactccacaaatctggcctttatggaagaattGCAAGAAGACTACCATTTTCTTGACCACAGCCAACATGGCTCTTGTCAACAGCTCTAAATATAAAGCTTGCATGCACAACCATTCTAACATCATGTGTTAgaatctgctgattaaaagaAGACCCGCCTCATGTTGTTCTTTCCCTTAGCTTCCCTAAACCTGTATGAAATTTTGTCCTTGTACCACTGTACCTAATATGTGACTGGAAACACATACTGTCCTCTTTCTTTCCTCTTCCAGGCCCTCTTCTTGTATCTCAGAAAACTGCACCTTACACAGGAAACAGCATAAGCCTCCTCCACCGTCACCTCCCACATCCCTCCCTGCCTCCTATACAGCTGGTGAAACTGGCAGCTCCTCGCCGTCCCATGAACCTAAGGAAAAACGTGTTCATTTTGACCTGGACACGCTTCACAGCTACCGCCTGCGCACGCACACAGCATCGGTGCGTGGCAGGCCGGGCATGGTTGGCCGTCCTGGTCTCGGACTGGGAGGGTTTGGGTTCGGCAGCCTGGGCAGCTTCACCACTCCTCCTCAGATTAATCTCCACGCTAACGGGGGCCCGGTCTCGACCTTGGCATCCACGGGCTTGTTGCTGTCTCCCTTAGGAAACAGGGCCACTCAGACCAGCCTGTGGGAGGGGGAACTCCAGGAGCTTCAGGTGAAGATCGAAACCTTCCGTAACCAGCTGAGAGAGGCTCTGGCTCGAAGAGCCGAGATCCAGTccagcctggagagagagaggagcggGCTGGTACGCAGGGACACCAGtctggagagagaaagagacagacagaggGTACAGACTATTACCACAGACAGAAGTAGCTCCACTCAGTCCAAACTCCCTGAAAGAGACAGAACCAGCCAACTGCAAACCCTGAACAATCAGCAGACTGGGAGGCCTAACCAAACAGCTGGAGCTGGTACTGTGGTTCTTGGAAGAAGCAGCCAGTTAAACACAGTGAACAGTTTGGATAGAGGAAGGGCCACTCAATCACGCCCCAGTGTTACTGTGACAGGGGAAAGGACTGTCCAATCACGCACTTCTACTAGTCTGGAGCGAAGTCTAGTCAACCAACAAAGTACTGGAAACGTAACAGTCCAAACGAGGAACACTTCTAGTCTGGACAGGCAGAAGGCAAACCCATCACTCACTCTGAACACTTTGGAGAGGACGACAGCCAACCAGTCAAGCGTAAGCAGCGGAACCTGATTGGTTCTCTGAAGCCTTTTGTTGTGCAGGAATTACCAGAGAACCAGTCAGGTGGTGCTCTCATAGCCGTGGGTCCTGGTCATTTCACTCTTTTGCCATTTTGTACCTTTGCATCTTTGGTCTTTTCCTACCTGACTTTTTCAGGTACCAAAAGATCTCTGCCACAGGTTGTTTCGTACTCACCAAGTACAAGTTCTTACCTGCCTTGGAGGCGATCCTTACCAGCCACATTGAGAATTAAACTTGTTTTATATACATTCATCTCACATTTTGCAGTAATAAAATGGGACTCCAATTAAGAATACCAGCACAAGATATTTTAGTTTGATTAGGAAACTTACAGTTGGTCTTCAAGATCaagtatttactttttttgcttttttcatcAGATactcaaaatattttatgagaacctgagtaaatacatgCAGATGTTCTCAAATAATTACTTGATTCATGAAGGGGAAAAACTAACCCAACTAAGAACAACAATAACAGCCCCACAACCCTGTTAaatagaatacaataaaataatatttaatttagccTTCAACAGGGAAATTCAGTATATCAGCAGCACAGGGACAAGCAAATGAAATGCACATAGATAGACCTAAAACCCCACAgatgaatataaaataaaacaaaacaggctGATTATGGCCTCATCTGTCACTAACCCCAATATTTTAAGTCAATTTCATTAGCCACACCCAGTAATCAATATTCTTCGAcatgtagaatcaagaaatcagtTATATATAAAATGTCAGACAACATAAAGTAGGCGAAATACGACCCAATCCAAATACACGTAGGAAACAACGGCACTGACATCTATCAGCCTGGAATGGATCACATAGCCATTTTGGTTTTGGGAGTTAACCACAGCCATAATCCACAAGCAATGAAAATATAGATCACTGGGGAACCTTCTCAGGAGTAGCCAACCTAATCAAAGTCCAGTCTTAAATCCAATTACGATGCAGCATGACTTTACACTGTCTGTTCATGCCTAAAATGCACCGAttatgaattaaaacaattctgcaaggACGAGTTGACCAAAATGTCTCTAgagcaaagaaaaatacatcCTGCCAGTCTTTGCTGATAAGAGTGCCACAGCCAGTTTCATTTTCCAGAAAATGCCAACTCAAAGTCACAAATTATgaccagaaaaataataatgatcatTTATTAatcatcaaataaaacaatatacaccaAGCATTCGTCCTGATACTGTGTGTACTTTGTCCTTTTTGAACCTGAAAAGAGCTTTGCAGCGGGCgggatcagcagacataaacattgtcgCGTCGTCTGCAGCCAGTGGCAtggaactatcagaaagcaagatggtgaCAACTGCCACAActactgtaagagccagtagaccatcctgcaatgcctcgcagtaaagtgacaACTCACTGTGGTCGAAGACCAACCCGATCTTCAGGGTTGGGGTTAGTCAACGTCTTACCTTTCGCTCCTCTGCTGGGCGTTGCTGACTCGCTCAGCTCCATCGCTTCgccttgtttactcattgcgtGCATGTGCAATATGAAACCTCTGGTTAtgtggtcttgttatggtaacTATACACCAAAGCAATTCCTTTGCTAACAAATACAGCAAAACTAATGTGTGAAACACAGATATTAAATGTATTAAGCCCACAGGGCACACTAATTTAATCGGACAACATCTGTATGCAACCAGATTGATCTACTGGAGTAGAAATTTGCAAAGTCATAGcacgtgactaggcccctttaacaaataaaatctaaaatgttcaTCCATTAACCCTGTGATGGACTTGTCCAAGGTGTGCGAGCCCTTCGCCCAACAACTGGAAATAGGCACCTAAAGAAATTTGTAGGGTTGACAATTTTTCACAGCATTgtacttaaaaaaacagaagaaacaaacTGACAAAATGATTTAAGTGGATAGGTGGAAAATGGATGTAACAAGTGATAAAATGGCAGTCCATGCCATTTTACAAGAGGTACAAATTGGCAAAAAGATGAACTGAACTGGAGTTGGATGGGAGTTATTTTGTGTTGTAGTTCAGGTTTACGATGGCAGAAAGCAGGAACTGTTTATTCATAATTGATTTTAACAATCTGCATACATTCCAGTCTCGCTTCAAATTACATCcagagaaaaatgtaaaaacggaAGCTTAAGTACTGATgaaacttttacatttaaaaatgaatgcaacGATGTCTTAATCCCCTAAAATCATGAAAGCTTACAATTGGTGGCAAAACAACAAGCGTGCTTTGTGTGGCAGTTTACGTCACAATCAATTAACCACAGCTGATTTTAAAAAGATGACCTCTGGCAAGTACATAGATAATCAGTAGCAAGAGGGCAGAAAATCACTTTTAATCGGTTTTAAATGGAAGCTAACTAAATTTGAAATTGGAAGTGGAGGTAGAGCCAAAACAAGAACCTCAGACAAGAATTtgccaaaaaagaagaaaccatAAAGGTGAAGCTGCACAGACTGAAAATACTTGAATTCACTAAATTAAATTGACTCAAGCTGTATCTCTCTTGATATTATGCCTTGTACTTTAGCCACCAtcaaaatattctaattctCTTCACTTTGTGAAATGTGACATAACTGGTGCTTGTCCCTCTGGTTCAGTTGGGTAATGGAAATATATGATAATTGGAAAGGTTTTGGTTCATTTGTTTCCCTTTCTGTAGTAGTTGTCGAACACTGATTCAGTTTCTTGTTCTCTTGATCTTTCCCGCTCTCTCTTTTTAACGAATTAAGATCAAAGAACACACAGATGGCAGGTTTCTACACATGCAAGAAGTGCAAAATTTTTTTGGCTTATGTTTCCTCTCAAAACGTCAGGATGCTGTGTAAACTATAAATGTAAGCAACAGCTGGGAGAAAAGACGCAAGCAAAACCCACGCTGCGCTATAAAAACTGCTGGGTAAACAACAGCCCAATTTGTGTTATTGGTTAAATATGGGCCTATCCAGGAGCTTTTTAACACAACAAGAGTAGGATATGATTTTGAACCATCATACAGGATCAACCAATATTATTGCGAAACgattaatgtttaaatttaaaactataaactaacttttttgttgttctcaGTGACAACTGAATTGGGATGACAAAATATTGacttttttacttgttttggtCAAAATGTGACTGTGGAACATAGCTAGCACTGGAATGAACTAATGAGCATTTAGAACatgataacaaaataattaataataataaaattatgaaTGTGACCCGCTGACTTAGACATTATTAAACAGTATAACTCATTTCTTATGTTGACCAATGGAAGAGGTTCATTTAAGTCTGATTGGGTCATTGCCTCATTCAAAATGGCGGTCATTAACGAAGGACGAGGCGCTTTCTTGTCAGTAACCCAACAAGCTGAGTCACGATTTTTGACCCATGTTCTGTTAGAACAACCCAACCGTATAAAACCAGCATCTGTGTTAAACAAAGATTtcactttcattttaaaatatcttaTGGTCACATTAGCATAGTCTTATTTTCGCAGCTGCCTGGAAAATACCTAAAATATCAAAGCAGTACAGACATTTACTGCAATTGTAATTGCTAAACAGAGGCTGCACAGCTCAAATAATGGATGATATGCCTGAGGGAAAAAGAAACGTAATATGTAATTTTAACACAATAACCACTATTTCCACCTATAGCGTTTGTTACGGCTTTATGGGTTTTAAAGTCTTTGACCGTTTTGTGTTCAGTTATTATCCTTCCCTATGTTTTTGGTGacagtgtgtttttgtttaagtgCCTGTTGTTAAACAGCTGAAAGCTGCTCATATACTCAGGTCCTAATTTACATGCAGTAATTTTTATTTGCAGTCGCCACTGGTTGAAGGAGTAGCACATATACCATCTAGTGATTTCAGCTCACTACTACAGATAGACCCATAGACCTTCACGTCGAGCCTAATGAACACAAGACAAGCTTTAATCTGAAATTTAGTAGGACCATGCCTAAAAACATCATACTGCCTGCAAAGGTTTGGTTCCAATTTACAAACACGGACAGTAGTAAAAACGTACTTTATCATAGGGAAATTTTGTCAGCGCTTAACACATTGTGAAGTtctatttatgaaaaatatattattgttttaCACAGCATCCTGGCTGTTTTGGGAAGGTTAATTGTGAAATTGTGAAAGCTGaaagcacatttatttgtaaaggAAAACTTTAAATTAAGCAAAAAGAGGCTGCTGAAAAATCCACCAAGGACCCATCACAGGTTTGGTTATCTTAGCTTTCTTACACATTaagtttttatcattttcttttccCCCGTGTCTCCTCTGATAACCCCAGTCTTATGAAGGTGCAATATTAAATTGCTGCAAAATCCCTTTAATTAAGGTCCCATCCATTTCCTGGTGAAGGCGTTTGGGGTGTGACAGTTTGCAAAGACTAAGTGCACTATTAGCCTTCTGGAAGAAATTATTAGCGGGTCATCTTTGCATCAGGGAGTGACTCCAGAAAACTTGTGATTGGAACACAACCTCTTCTTATTTTGTGCGCTCTTCTTTTTAAACATgcttatattttattgttttgttcgAATCTCATGCAGGTAGCCAGTTGTCCACTAGAGGAAGCTGCCTCTCTGCTTCCTGCGGCTATAGACGCTGGAAATCTTCTAGagagatgttttgttttaaagattaATTGAATCTCTTTTAGTGGTTAACACGACAAAGTAATAACGGCATGTAAATGGTGCATTTGTAAGCTTTGTTCTGCAGAGGGGAATGGTTTTACAAAATCTATCCAGCATCTAATGATGCCGTAATTCTCAATCTTATTTGTCTCTCAGATGATTTCAGATTCGctccaaaaaaatctaaaaaaaaaaacaaatactgatGTCACCTTGaatttttgagttttatttggTGGGACTAATGTGCATTTCAACATCTCAACCTTTGCTGTGGTGTGAAGTGGTTGTGTTCACATGCCATGGTGTCTTAAAGGACGTAAAGTATTTTAGGACTTTTGTTGAGGAAAAGCTTGTGGTACTGGATATTTAAAGAGATACTTTTAAATTATCACTTATAAAAGTTATATAAAcatatgaatacattttatgcATAAATGGACATTCTCatgttttgaaataaacatttatatactGACTTACTCGTatcatgttgtttttaaagtagGCATTTGTTTAAAGAACAGGTGGTTGTTTCGCTAACTCTGTCATGATCCAAAGTTGTTTGTGTTCTGTTCTCATTTGTGTGtagttttgttctctgtttgtgtGTCTTCTTCATTTTCTTACCTTTGCTTTACCCCAGCTGATTGATTTTTGTTCATCTTCTCACCTATTTGTCCTGTAATTCGTTATTTCCCCGTTGCATTTAAGTTCTTGGTTTGGGTTTCTCTGTTGCTAGATTTTCTGTGTTACTCTGCCTTAAACTCCGTTGTCTGCTTCCTCGCTCctgtgttttccttttacttGTAAGTCTCTTTGTTTCATCATTAAatctatccattcatcatcATGGCTCTGCCTCGCCACTGTCGCACCTTGGGTCCTCATGACAAGCACTCGGCCCTGGGCTAGAAATGGAACAATCAAACCTGGGATAATTTAACATTATTattgatgatgattattatttttttataaattatgcAATAAACATGatataattaaaaactaaattatttcctCATACTTAACTTtagataacatttttttttactttattaagcACTGTTGATTAAAACTCCAAAGATATATTACTTTATTACTGTATTGATACAGCTAAATCCCATAATTATGATAGCAAATACTGCAAGAAAAGTTTTAATGTATAAATGAATTTTGATtcttattctatccatgttgacccggtcgacccgggttcgactccgacccgcggtcttTCGCCAGATGTCTCTCCCCCTTATCCACCTTCCTTTCCTGTcacctactgtgttaaaaagtgagccactagagccgcgaaaatctccccccaaaaaaatcatatttatctTATTCATTaatatttagttaatttttcGCAGAAGAAACTAACATCACGGTCAAGGAAACACCACAgcagatgtgtgtgtttgtgtgtgtgccaaGAAAcctatttttgcttttgtgacTGGAGAAAGAATTATATAGAAATATAGACTTATCTtctatttttgaaaaaatgctctgttttaaagcagcattgacaaagaatattggtCCAAA
This Fundulus heteroclitus isolate FHET01 chromosome 19, MU-UCD_Fhet_4.1, whole genome shotgun sequence DNA region includes the following protein-coding sequences:
- the LOC118556600 gene encoding uncharacterized protein LOC118556600, which codes for MLSNRLPTRKRKVCTPPSRGAAEVLSSCIEGTGFYIHVYVFISGYGIGLPQGSPLTRNVSEFVSRYKSDGFMDMLHDKWYKVVPCGKRVFAVTETLQMGIQHFSGLFVLLCIGVGGALLTLAGEHTFYHLVVPRLRRSNTLQYWLHTSQKIHRALNTTYEDVGKELTCLDQKPSSCISENCTLHRKQHKPPPPSPPTSLPASYTAGETGSSSPSHEPKEKRVHFDLDTLHSYRLRTHTASVRGRPGMVGRPGLGLGGFGFGSLGSFTTPPQINLHANGGPVSTLASTGLLLSPLGNRATQTSLWEGELQELQVKIETFRNQLREALARRAEIQSSLERERSGLVRRDTSLERERDRQRVQTITTDRSSSTQSKLPERDRTSQLQTLNNQQTGRPNQTAGAGTVVLGRSSQLNTVNSLDRGRATQSRPSVTVTGERTVQSRTSTSLERSLVNQQSTGNVTVQTRNTSSLDRQKANPSLTLNTLERTTANQSSVSSGT